The following proteins come from a genomic window of Ptiloglossa arizonensis isolate GNS036 unplaced genomic scaffold, iyPtiAriz1_principal scaffold0027, whole genome shotgun sequence:
- the LOC143154499 gene encoding uncharacterized protein LOC143154499, with the protein MTDLPQDVTVARVAIRVPPFWEKNPETWFRQLESQFVLAGITQDSTKYHYVSAHLENQYADLVNDIISDPPTQNMYDTLKAELIRLLSDTREQKIRTLLEHEEIGDRKPSTFLRRLQNLAGDTVSNEFLRTLWLGRLPRNIQSVLVSQKKESLSELASLADAVAEVTPGPQVTAASTAPDGIHAELAELRREIAALRVSRDDYRHSRPPSRDARRSFSRSRDARRSPSRSRDYNASPPPEDGRCWYHWMFGTAARRCRQPCNHVAENNRADR; encoded by the coding sequence ATGACGGACCTTCCGCAGGACGTCACGGTAGCACGCGTCGCGATTCGCGTCCCGCCGTTTTGGGAAAAGAACCCAGAAACATGGTTCCGGCAGCTGGAGTCGCAATTCGTGCTGGCTGGAATCACCCAGGATTCCACCAAGTACCATTACGTAAGCGCGCATCTGGAGAACCAGTACGCCGACCTGGTGAACGACATCATCAGCGACCCGCCAACGCAGAACATGTACGATACGTTAAAAGCGGAACTGATCCGACTCCTCTCGGACACCAGAGAGCAGAAGATCCGCACGCTCCTGGAGCACGAGGAAATCGGCGACCGGAAGCCATCGACTTTCCTGCGCCGGTTACAAAACCTTGCGGGCGACACggtgtcgaacgaatttttgagGACACTGTGGCTGGGGCGCCTCCCCCGGAACATCCAATCGGTGTTGGTATCACAAAAGAAGGAAAGTTTGTCCGAGCTCGCTTCTCTCGCCGACGCCGTGGCAGAGGTGACACCGGGTCCCCAGGTCACCGCCGCGTCGACCGCACCCGACGGGATCCACGCGGAGTTGGCCGAACTACGCCGGGAGATCGCGGCCCTCCGCGTCAGCAGAGACGATTACCGCCACTCGCGCCCGCCGTCGCGGGACGCCCGACGGAGCTTTTCGAGGTCgcgtgacgcccgacggagcccttCGAGGTCGCGCGATTATAATGCCTCGCCTCCCCCCGAGGACGGCCGGTGCTGGTACCATTGGATGTTCGGTACCGCAGCGAGAAGATGCCGCCAGCCGTGCAATCATGTGGCGGAAAACAATCGGGCCGATCGTTAA